Within the Candidatus Zixiibacteriota bacterium genome, the region AAACACCAGCAGACAGCATCATCGACAAGAGTATTTATAGTCTGATTTTTAACTGTTAGTCTATATATCTTGCTTTTGCCTTTATCGATAGCGGTAAAGTAGATATATTTGGAATAAGGTCCCCAGATAAATTCCCCTATTGATCTGTCAAAATCGGCAGTCAGGTTGATAATTTCCTTTGATACCCGATTATACGACATAAGATTATATTGGTCAGATTCGAATTCAGCCCGTCCCATTGACTTGTAAGCGATGAAGCGTCCATTTGGTGAATAGCTTGGCGAGTTGTCATTTCCCAAGCCGGTTGAAATACGAGTTAGATGCTTGCTTTTTTTAGACAATGTAAAAATATCATTATTGGTGCTAACCGCAACAACGGTGTCGGTGTTCATGGAAAAACATATCTCGCTGCCGTCAAGCGAGAAACAGTAATCATCCCGGGGCGCTAATGCCTTGGGCGGCGCGTCCTTGTCGAACGGCGTGATATCCTCATAATCATCGTTTTGGATATCATGGAGAATTATATGATTTCGTTTGCCGTTAGCCCAGTATTTGTAATGGCGGAAAAGGAGATTATCATACAGCTTAGCTTTAACATCAGTGTTTTCCATTTCCTTATCGCGTTTTTTATTGCAGTCATCATCCAAGCAGTCGGGATAAACTTTTGACTTGAATAACATGGATTTATTATCGCCCGACCATCTAAGCCCGCTGGCTCCGGTTGAAATATCAGTCAGACAAACAGCTTCCCCTCCAAAAGCCGGAATGAGCCATATTTGCGAGGAGTTGTTTTCGTTATTATTAACCGTGCGGCTTGATATAAAAGCGATATTTTCACCATCGGCAGACCATAAAGGATTAGAATCGTAACCGCTATTGGTAAATTTGACAGGCGCGCCGCCCTGAGTTGAAACTAACCAGAGGTTTGATATGGAGTTACCATTTTCAAGGTTATACTCAGCAACCTCGAATACAATATCCTTGCCATCCGGAGAAAGAGCGATACTCTCGATTTGCTTAAAACGATATAAATCGTCAAAGGTAATATGTCGTTGAGGTTCTGCAAATAAGGGGAGATTTATCATTATCAGCAGTATTAAGATTTTT harbors:
- a CDS encoding S9 family peptidase produces the protein MNRKILILLIMINLPLFAEPQRHITFDDLYRFKQIESIALSPDGKDIVFEVAEYNLENGNSISNLWLVSTQGGAPVKFTNSGYDSNPLWSADGENIAFISSRTVNNNENNSSQIWLIPAFGGEAVCLTDISTGASGLRWSGDNKSMLFKSKVYPDCLDDDCNKKRDKEMENTDVKAKLYDNLLFRHYKYWANGKRNHIILHDIQNDDYEDITPFDKDAPPKALAPRDDYCFSLDGSEICFSMNTDTVVAVSTNNDIFTLSKKSKHLTRISTGLGNDNSPSYSPNGRFIAYKSMGRAEFESDQYNLMSYNRVSKEIINLTADFDRSIGEFIWGPYSKYIYFTAIDKGKSKIYRLTVKNQTINTLVDDAVCWCLQISGNGNYLYYIKSTTTQPYEIYEYNSKTDTQTRLTFFSDSLLSNLKIISAEDFWFAGADGDSIHGLLTLPPDFDPTIKYPLVLLIHGGPQWCWLADFNYYGWNTQLTAAQGYVVAQIDPHGSRGYGQSFADAVTGDWGGKPYQDLIMGIDYLIEKHPYIDSEKLAALGRSYGGYMVNWMAGQTDRFDCLISMDGIFDMISDYYSTDELWFPNWEFGGPPWLDKETHLKFSPSEYVHNFKTPTLVVHGQKDYRVDVSQGLMMFTALQTMSIPSQLLYFPDEGHSVSKLHNLRYLYQVQFDWLAKWLE